In Spirochaeta isovalerica, the genomic window CCAGTCGGGCTTTCGACGACTATAACCTGATTCTGATCCAGCGCTTCGAGTATTTTATCTTTCTGCTTATAGACAGGTAAATCTTTTGGTTTCATAATTCAATTCTAACAGTTCGGACCGGATTAAGCAAAAGCCTTTGCTTGTTGTCAAAAAACCTCTCCGATGGTACGATCTGTACAATTGAAAATGGGAGAGGTGATAAATGGATCGGGCTTTTGTAACCGGAGCAACGGGATTTGTGGGCAGCACTCTGGTCGATGATCTGCTGAGGAAAGGGATTAAAGTCAAATGTGCTGTCAGAAAGACATCCAGTCTGCGCTGGCTCGAAGGGAAGGATGTGGAAACCGATTTGGTCGACCTTATGGATCCCGACGATATAGCCCGTTCCATGGAAGACTGCCGATATGTATTTCATCTGGCGGGGACGCTCTTCGCCGGATCGGAAAAGGAGTATATCGAGGGGAATATCCGTTCCACCGCCCATATGGTTGAAGCGGCTTTACGTCACCGAAAGTCTATAAAGCGCTTCGTCTATGTATCAACCATTATCGCAGCCGGTGCCTCTTCGACGGGGAAACCCATGACAGAGAGCGATGACTGCACCCCTTTCTCCTGGTACGGAAAAAGCAAATTCGAAGCGGAAAAATATATTCTGGGTTTTAAGGATAAGCTCCCCGTTACGATTATCCGCCCCGGAGCGGTTTACGGGCCGAGGGATTACGCCATGTTTGCCAGTTTCAAGTTGAGCCGCACGGGGATTAATATCATTCTGGGAGAGCGGAATAAAGTGGGAAGCGTCATACATGTACAGGATCTTGCCGTGGGAATCTCAGCTGCCGCCCTGTCCGGGAAAGCCGCCGGGGAAGTGTATTTCATGGCTCACCAAAAACCCATGAGGCAGGAGGAGTTCGGCGAAACCGTTATCCGGGCTATGGGAAAGAGGCCTTTTGACGTTGTCATTCCCTATTTCCTATTGAAAATAGCCTCTTCATTAAGTGAAATGTATTCAAGGATAAGCGGCAGCAAACCGATTCTCAATCATCAGAAGCTTCTTGAGCTGAAAGAGCCTTTTATCGTCTGTTCCAGCGAAAAGGCAAAGAGGGATTTCGGTTTTGAAGCTTCGATCCCTCTTGACGAAGGTATCAGATCCACTCTTCAGTGGTACCGTGAGAACAATTGGCTTTGATCAGTTTTTAATAACCTTCAGACTGACAAGCAGCGAAAGAATCGACGGAAGAATAATCAGCGTGCCGATCATGGCGCAGGTCAGTGTAAAGGAAACCAGAACTCCGAAATAGAGAATGCCCTTGAATGATGC contains:
- a CDS encoding NAD-dependent epimerase/dehydratase family protein, with amino-acid sequence MDRAFVTGATGFVGSTLVDDLLRKGIKVKCAVRKTSSLRWLEGKDVETDLVDLMDPDDIARSMEDCRYVFHLAGTLFAGSEKEYIEGNIRSTAHMVEAALRHRKSIKRFVYVSTIIAAGASSTGKPMTESDDCTPFSWYGKSKFEAEKYILGFKDKLPVTIIRPGAVYGPRDYAMFASFKLSRTGINIILGERNKVGSVIHVQDLAVGISAAALSGKAAGEVYFMAHQKPMRQEEFGETVIRAMGKRPFDVVIPYFLLKIASSLSEMYSRISGSKPILNHQKLLELKEPFIVCSSEKAKRDFGFEASIPLDEGIRSTLQWYRENNWL